From the Microplitis mediator isolate UGA2020A chromosome 6, iyMicMedi2.1, whole genome shotgun sequence genome, one window contains:
- the LOC130670045 gene encoding uncharacterized protein LOC130670045 — MFEALRCVVSDKSIVGLIIMLISCVIDTNGIEIKCKNTENSNEKICSHPFKSFRVTCCYNFEMNYYYCCPIIEARRWDYRKRFNGLIASVILITVFILFLCIYCTRCPLGNSIHRRRQTQGE; from the exons atgtttgaAGCTCTTAGATGCGTTGTTTCAGATAAATCTATCGTTGGACTAATAATCATGCTAATCAGCTGCG TTATAGACACAAATGGAATAgagataaaatgtaaaaataccgaaaactcaaatgaaaaaatatgcaGCCATCCTTTTAAATCATTTCGAGTTACCTGCTGTTATAACTTTGAAATGAACTACTATTACTGCTGTCCCATTATTGAAGCCCGCCGCTG ggATTATAGAAAACGTTTCAACGGATTAATAGCTtctgttattttaataactgtatttatattgtttttatgtatttattgtaCAAGATGTCCTCTGGGTAATTCCATCCACAGAAGACGTCAAACTCAAggtgaataa
- the LOC130669569 gene encoding uncharacterized protein LOC130669569, with protein sequence MKLLIIFILPVISAQRYRGPNEEPFLPIYPIYPYSPKLMKRGAESHFLSQLNPEVFAQKHSPRDSYALNYYSTSNSNNNREQSTTQAYSLANPQAYTTMSTLHVPQNVNYNSNPSNYYNYPLAVLAQPQSYATAANYPNYQSNYQQAYVSANYPQQSYSTGKNQEKQRNESNFKDATFVDGSNYITIIKDLKDLEGQSTAQIPNAAYRLIGFEGVQRPPPPPSQPTAAASGYRYQQLDQMTAQALGRLIAQQSAISATAAPTYTPVTQNQYETEGYMPQTVQQNSPVIAKTGLAYVMNPMPINIVPRHIARGQDSYQDLRNQVTRPAANQVTQVSLEPSQGVYIPPMRIKSPRYSDYYTQASPAYPSNDQAQQNSAYVYPSYAGYAGLTSPEMNYKLIDNNNNYYATKRNIKVLKP encoded by the exons ATGAAACTGCTT attatttttattctgccCGTGATATCTGCCCAGCGATACCGTGGACCTAATGAAGAGCCTTTTTTGCCGATTTACCCCATCTATCCTTACAGTCCCAAGTTAATGAAACGCGGAGCCgaaagtcattttttgtcgCAACTTAATCCAGAAGTTTTCGCACAAAAACACAGCCCACGTGATTCCTATGctctaaattattattcgacgagtaatagtaataataatcgtGAACAAAGTACAACGCAGGCATATTCATTGGCAAACCCGCAAGCGTACACTACAATGTCAACATTACATGTGCCGCAGAACGTAAATTACAACAGTAACCCAtcgaattattataattatccaCTGGCAGTTTTAGCTCAGCCCCAATCATACGCAACAGCGGCAAATTATCCAAATTACCAGTCGAATTATCAGCAAGCTTACGTGTCAGCAAACTATCCGCAACAAAGTTACTCTACGGGCAAAAACCAGGAGAAACAGCGAAACGAGTCAAATTTCAAAGACGCGACGTTTGTCGACGGATCCAATTACATAACGATCATAAAAGACTTGAAGGATCTCGAGGGCCAGTCGACAGCGCAGATTCCCAATGCAGCGTACAGACTGATAGGATTCGAAGGAGTTCAACGTCCGCCACCTCCACCGTCTCAGCCAACTGCAGCAGCTTCCGGTTACAGATACCAGCAACTGGACCAAATGACGGCTCAAGCTCTAGGAAGACTTATTGCCCAGCAGTCTGCAATATCCGCCACAGCCGCACCAACATACACTCCAGTGACTCAAAATCAGTACGAAACCGAGGGCTACATGCCTCAAACGGTCCAGCAAAATTCCCCGGTGATCGCCAAAACTGGGCTGGCTTACGTGATGAATCCCATGCCCATCAACATCGTGCCTCGACACATCGCTCGTGGACAGGACAGCTACCAGGATCTGAGGAATCAGGTCACCAGACCGGCAGCTAATCAAGTGACTCAAGTGTCCTTGGAACCCTCTCAGGGCGTATATATTCCGCCGATGAGGATCAAAAGTCCCCGCTATTCTGACTACTACACCCAAGCCAGTCCTGCGTACCCTTCTAATGACCAAGCTCAGCAAAATTCCGCTTACGTCTACCCCTCGTACGCGGGATACGCAGGACTAACCAGTCCtgaaatgaattataaactgatagataataacaataattattacgcCACCAAAAGAAATATTAAAGTATTGAAACCTTAg
- the LOC130669427 gene encoding uncharacterized protein LOC130669427 isoform X2 — protein sequence MWVRGYTLIAGLLLTTTAADKKVNLEDIERDNLRSEERSGSSTVSFQQKSYQVKPETDSEDYRSSSHQYQAIRGLGSYSTAKPLRDYDADSYVQANKANSDYQRQPETANDNGQSYSDYSEQIDVVPKGHSKSNYHQQEPQFYFKPEVTVGNQYQTIQQKAATEKHLHGYKSTVYVPMNQLLAYYSYLSGHGSQSKPLHSLASTTGAGSDGGQQISIPIYTSDHYSRTPIYMPSKLSYNPQLQYITYASQYPSHTQAIIPSKKASKLYSHVSASSKDLLTGTQSVGAQPQSQYFHQELIYPEQYTATATHQVQQHPHGKSYSSAPIATYSQSNSQPQTSHLEQYYRYITPEQLQYLVSAKTIYHDEQPDYQSLQAPEDGFMPPQLPAKNFKSSYPSASSESTRLHYLQNHLSHSSSSEPKSLLDSYVPSHIIAAQDAERYRERPIKLESGFLPSKINFIHSYKKRKTE from the exons ATG TGGGTACGGGGATACACGTTGATAGCGGGCTTATTATTAACAACAACCGCCgctgataaaaaagttaatctTGAGGATATTGAGAGGGATAATCTTCGCTCGGAGGAAAGATCCGGCAGTTCTACGGTGAGCTTCCAGCAAAAAAGCTACCAAGTTAAGCCGGAAACAGATAGTGAGGATTATCGATCAAGTAGTCATCAGTATCAGGCTATCAGAGGATTGGGATCTTACTCAACCGCTAAACCATTGCGCGATTACGAT gccGACAGTTACGTGCAAGCAAACAAGGCGAACTCGGACTATCAGCGGCAACCAGAAACTGCTAATGACAACGGTCAATCTTACTCTGATTACTCAGAACAAATAGATGTCGTGCCAAAGGGTCATTCGAAGTCTAATTATCACCAGCAAGAGCCCCAATTTTATTTCAAGCCGGAAGTAACTGTCGGCAATCAGTATCAAACGATTCAGCAGAAAGCCGCGACAGAAAAACATCTACATGGATATAAAA gtACTGTTTACGTTCCGATGAATCAATTGCTCGCGTACTATTCGTACTTGTCGGGTCATGGGTCGCAGAGTAAGCCGCTGCATTCATTGGCGAGCACAACAGGAGCTGGATCCGATGGAGGACAGCAAATATCTATTCCTATTTATACATCAGATCACTACAGTCGTACTCCTATTTACATGCCATCTAAGCTGTCATACAATCCTCAGCTGCAGTATATTACATACGCATCTCAATATCCTTCGCACACACAAGCTATTATACCTTCCAag AAGGCAAGTAAATTGTACTCGCACGTGAGCGCGTCATCAAAAGACCTACTAACCGGTACGCAGAGTGTAGGAGCGCAACCGCAGAGCCAGTATTTCCATCAAGAATTGATTTACCCGGAGCAGTACACGGCTACGGCAACACATCAGGTGCAACAGCACCCGCACGGTAAATCCTATTCCAGTGCACCGATCGCGACTTACTCTCAAAGTAATTCCCAACCGCAGACAAGTCATTTGGAGCAGTACTATCGCTATATTACCCCGGAACAGTTGCAGTACTTGGTATCCGCTAAAACAATTTATCACGACGAGCAGCCTGACTACCAG AGTCTACAAGCTCCAGAAGACGGTTTTATGCCTCCACAATTGCCAGCCAAGAATTTTAAGTCATCGTATCCATCAGCTAGTAGTGAAAGTACGCGATTACATTATTTGCAAAATCACCTGAGTCATTCATCCTCATCAGAACCGAAATCGCTTCTCGATTCTTATGTACCCAGTCATATTATCGCTGCGCAAGATGCTGaaag ataTCGCGAAAGACCAATTAAACTTGAAAGCGGTTTCCTTCcgtcgaaaataaatttcatccATTCTTACAAAAAACGAaaaactgaataa
- the LOC130669427 gene encoding uncharacterized protein LOC130669427 isoform X1 → MWVRGYTLIAGLLLTTTAADKKVNLEDIERDNLRSEERSGSSTVSFQQKSYQVKPETDSEDYRSSSHQYQAIRGLGSYSTAKPLRDYDADSYVQANKANSDYQRQPETANDNGQSYSDYSEQIDVVPKGHSKSNYHQQEPQFYFKPEVTVGNQYQTIQQKAATEKHLHGYKSTVYVPMNQLLAYYSYLSGHGSQSKPLHSLASTTGAGSDGGQQISIPIYTSDHYSRTPIYMPSKLSYNPQLQYITYASQYPSHTQAIIPSKKKASKLYSHVSASSKDLLTGTQSVGAQPQSQYFHQELIYPEQYTATATHQVQQHPHGKSYSSAPIATYSQSNSQPQTSHLEQYYRYITPEQLQYLVSAKTIYHDEQPDYQSLQAPEDGFMPPQLPAKNFKSSYPSASSESTRLHYLQNHLSHSSSSEPKSLLDSYVPSHIIAAQDAERYRERPIKLESGFLPSKINFIHSYKKRKTE, encoded by the exons ATG TGGGTACGGGGATACACGTTGATAGCGGGCTTATTATTAACAACAACCGCCgctgataaaaaagttaatctTGAGGATATTGAGAGGGATAATCTTCGCTCGGAGGAAAGATCCGGCAGTTCTACGGTGAGCTTCCAGCAAAAAAGCTACCAAGTTAAGCCGGAAACAGATAGTGAGGATTATCGATCAAGTAGTCATCAGTATCAGGCTATCAGAGGATTGGGATCTTACTCAACCGCTAAACCATTGCGCGATTACGAT gccGACAGTTACGTGCAAGCAAACAAGGCGAACTCGGACTATCAGCGGCAACCAGAAACTGCTAATGACAACGGTCAATCTTACTCTGATTACTCAGAACAAATAGATGTCGTGCCAAAGGGTCATTCGAAGTCTAATTATCACCAGCAAGAGCCCCAATTTTATTTCAAGCCGGAAGTAACTGTCGGCAATCAGTATCAAACGATTCAGCAGAAAGCCGCGACAGAAAAACATCTACATGGATATAAAA gtACTGTTTACGTTCCGATGAATCAATTGCTCGCGTACTATTCGTACTTGTCGGGTCATGGGTCGCAGAGTAAGCCGCTGCATTCATTGGCGAGCACAACAGGAGCTGGATCCGATGGAGGACAGCAAATATCTATTCCTATTTATACATCAGATCACTACAGTCGTACTCCTATTTACATGCCATCTAAGCTGTCATACAATCCTCAGCTGCAGTATATTACATACGCATCTCAATATCCTTCGCACACACAAGCTATTATACCTTCCAag aagAAGGCAAGTAAATTGTACTCGCACGTGAGCGCGTCATCAAAAGACCTACTAACCGGTACGCAGAGTGTAGGAGCGCAACCGCAGAGCCAGTATTTCCATCAAGAATTGATTTACCCGGAGCAGTACACGGCTACGGCAACACATCAGGTGCAACAGCACCCGCACGGTAAATCCTATTCCAGTGCACCGATCGCGACTTACTCTCAAAGTAATTCCCAACCGCAGACAAGTCATTTGGAGCAGTACTATCGCTATATTACCCCGGAACAGTTGCAGTACTTGGTATCCGCTAAAACAATTTATCACGACGAGCAGCCTGACTACCAG AGTCTACAAGCTCCAGAAGACGGTTTTATGCCTCCACAATTGCCAGCCAAGAATTTTAAGTCATCGTATCCATCAGCTAGTAGTGAAAGTACGCGATTACATTATTTGCAAAATCACCTGAGTCATTCATCCTCATCAGAACCGAAATCGCTTCTCGATTCTTATGTACCCAGTCATATTATCGCTGCGCAAGATGCTGaaag ataTCGCGAAAGACCAATTAAACTTGAAAGCGGTTTCCTTCcgtcgaaaataaatttcatccATTCTTACAAAAAACGAaaaactgaataa
- the LOC130669425 gene encoding DNA-directed RNA polymerase II subunit RPB1-like — MRLILVTLLAVVSSGLSRDIRNERRLRKYGPMPPKDKRGSDYPHSGQSYFTPSNAPASHSGGSGYSGGPSSSKGYEALANYGGQSSSSKGYEGLGNYGGPSSSSKGYEALGSYSGNSFKFGGGSIGHGSGLNLAALTLGQAYMPASFGSSSGKTGPVTFGLGSGSQSQAYMSPVYASSAQAVSSLGIQGMQGLHRYSGSQVNLPVISLGSGYSYPGAGSSAQSYSLPVSSHGVSGGLVIASPQGSYSPSGSSVYSTQSSPTPSSSYESASYQAQSGPSPSYHMGSSSTSGYHVQSTASSPSYHVASNPSYQVASSGASQNPNHHVGSTGSSSSYQIASSPSSGHTATESSYPSSYSEPSYQSENTYSNPSYTAPSTNYGTPYSHSTPNVIYSPPSGYTSQSSYPPTSYSNSLISYAPSQNSYSSQSNQNSYSSPESSYSSSQSQSQANAYAGEQQSAYSNTNPMYLTYAYKHLRNGKTDPKYDTISYSNSDQLLD; from the exons ATGCGACTG aTATTGGTAACGTTGTTGGCAGTAGTGTCCTCTGGACTGTCACGGGATATTCGTAATGAAAGACGGCTTCGTAAGTACGGTCCAATGCCACCTAAAGATAAACGAGGATCTGATTATCCTCATTCTGGGCAGTCTTATTTCACTCCGTCCAATGCGCCTGCCAGTCATTCTGGTGGCTCGGGATACTCTGGAGGACCATCGAGCTCGAAGGGCTATGAAGCTCTAGCTAATTACGGAGGACAGTCATCAAGCTCAAAAGGCTACGAAGGTTTAGGAAACTATGGAGGGCCGTCGTCGAGCTCAAAAGGCTACGAAGCTCTAGGAAGCTATAGCGGAAACAGTTTCAAGTTTGGAGGAGGCAGTATAGGTCATGGAAGTGGTCTAAATTTAGCAGCTTTAACTCTCGGACAAGCTTACATGCCAGCGTCATTTGGATCGTCGTCTGGAAAAACTGGACCCGTCACTTTCGGACTCGGATCAGGATCGCAGAGCCAAGCGTACATGAGTCCAGTTTATGCCTCTTCAGCACAAGCAGTTTCTTCACTTGGTATCCAAGGAATGCAAGGGCTTCATAGGTATTCGGGATCTCAAGTTAATTTACCTGTCATTAGCTTGGGATCAGGCTACTCGTATCCGGGCGCCGGGTCCAGTGCTCAGAGCTACAGTCTCCCAGTTTCCAGTCACGGAGTGTCGGGCGGATTAGTAATCGCAAGTCCTCAAGGATCTTATAGTCCCAGTGGTTCATCTGTCTACAGTACTCAGTCATCACCGACACCATCTTCGAGCTATGAGTCTGCGTCCTATCAAGCCCAATCTGGACCAAGTCCTAGTTACCACATGGGATCCAGTTCTACTTCTGGTTATCACGTGCAGTCTACAGCTTCAAGCCCCAGTTACCACGTGGCGTCTAATCCTAGCTATCAAGTGGCATCCAGCGGAGCATCACAAAATCCCAATCACCACGTCGGATCTACCGGATCAAGTTCTAGCTATCAAATAGCTTCGTCACCTTCCAGCGGGCATACAGCCACCGAATCAAGTTATCCATCATCGTACTCCGAACCAAGCTACCAATCCGAGAACACTTACTCCAACCCTTCTTACACAGCACCCAGCACTAATTACGGAACACCCTACAGTCACTCAACTCCAAACGTCATTTACTCACCACCCTCAGGATACACGAGTCAATCTTCTTACCCTCCCACCAGTTACTCAAATTCCCTTATTTCTTACGCGCCCTCCCAGAATTCTTACAGCAGCCAAAGTAACCAGAATTCCTACTCATCGCCCGAATCCAGTTACTCTTCGTCACAATCCCAGTCACAAGCAAACGCATACGCCGGGGAGCAACAATCCGCCTACTCAAACACCAACCCCATGTACTTAACTTACGCTTACAAACATCTCAGAAACGGTAAAACTGATCCAAAATACGACACAATTTCCTACTCAAACTCCGATCAGCTTTTAGATTAA
- the LOC130670044 gene encoding tRNA N(3)-methylcytidine methyltransferase METTL6 produces MENSKADLTSGHVPKKLTQEEINKMRAQDSRLVPENRALMLEKDAKKYWDLFYKRNDTRFFKDRHWTTREFAELVTMSSRDGSIFEVGCGVGNLIYPLLEDGLNFKRIYVCDLSPRAIDFVKTHSLYDENKIKAFQTDVTTDNCFSQVDQHVDVITLIFVLSAIHPDKFNMVANNLFNCMAKDGVLLFRDYGLYDMAQLRFKPGHKIADNFYMRQDGTRSYYFATEEVKSIFESVGFETLTCEYVNRRTVNVKENVDVPRIFVQAKFKKP; encoded by the exons atggaaaattcaaaagcgGACTTAACCTCCGGCCACGTGCCGAAGAAATTGACCCAAGaggaaattaacaaaatgcgTGCGCAGGATTCGCGGTTGGTGCCGGAAAATCGGGCATTGATGTTAGAAAAAGATGCTAAAAAATACTgggatttattttacaaacgtAACGACACGCGGTTTTTCAAAGACCGCCATTGGACGACACGTGAATTCGCGGAATTAGTGACTATGAGTTCCCGCGACGGATCAATATTTGAAGTCGGATGCGGCGtcgggaatttaatttatcccTTGTTAGAAGacggattaaattttaaacgtaTATATGTCTGCGATTTATCTCCGCGAgctatcgattttgtcaag aCCCACAGTCTCTATGatgagaataaaataaaagcattTCAAACTGATGTTACTACGGATAATTGTTTTTCACAAGTCGATCAGCACGTGGACGTCATTACCTTGATATTTGTTCTGTCCGCCATTCATCcggataaatttaatat GGTcgctaataatttattcaactgTATGGCCAAGGACGGAGTCCTTTTATTCAGGGATTACGGACTCTATGACATGGCGCAGCTGAGGTTCAAACCGGGACACAAGATTGCTGATAACTTCTACATGAGACAAGACGGAACgag GAGTTATTACTTTGCTACGGAAGAGGTCAAGAGCATTTTCGAGTCGGTTGGCTTCGAGACGCTGACCTGCGAGTACGTGAACAGGCGCACGGTCAATGTCAAAGAAAATGTCGATGTCCCGCGGATTTTCGTTCAagcgaaattcaaaaaacctTGA
- the LOC130670099 gene encoding uncharacterized protein DDB_G0283357-like, with translation MRLTWLYVFIFVVLARCEPAPKLDPAEQPEQGQEENEQQEQVTNSTDVDAEEIPDDLEIDDLPGPLIILEYANENSTDEKSKRTIDNNLGYGYLKNNLFSGKYNYYYPNGKTGTTVSIEESITPFEPKTIIESDKTVAQKLETDWMANFPAGQQVFGQRTKLRKFNPSDYSHQQSYSTTARPNAAYTTIRPEYNQNSYTTPKPVFQNSYSSYSTTPTYNSEFVAGLHPPGSFETVTTVSPPLSSDPTQFNLPRFTVENGVRYENKIIWKYPDGRVVEPPMSFINSYSEYAEPQRTKVNHQNGYSNVAHEFREHSTGFRNPNGHQGASNIHAERNKNINSNNNIYSQRPATFPNDQDSISQRPGAQSQSQAFNLSYQNNYGYRRGTGNSNNNNNNNNNKERYEQRPYSKYAVDSSNPEYTPAPNNLPIRTTESPPILTQGGQLSSQVLNKYKPQVQQYLSKLFTGSKNKPYNSANFIENNYEQLLNYNPSISQYVKDPSSILQAYPTFIQSGKSLVPVIILRVDGVRPVEQQTPNINLKSLLQQYLSQYATKPSHEPSQEFRASPVDDLTYLTEALKRFSSNTQEQPSRLANHPLEYDSNIYNHKSSYDTINSETSLDNQRYKFTKKNGQKVKSVQIIDGPHYQN, from the exons ATGAGACTCACTTGGCTATAC gtaTTTATTTTCGTGGTGTTGGCGAGATGCGAACCCGCTCCCAAATTGGACCCGGCTGAGCAGCCGGAACAAGGACAAGAGGAAAATGAACAGCAAGAACAAGTGACCAATTCAACTGACGTTGATGCTGAAGAGATACCAGATGATTTGGAAATCGACGATTTACCCGGACCGCTAATTATCTTGGAGTACGCAAACGAAAATTCGACGGACGAGAAATCTAAGCGCACGATCGACAACAATCTCGGCTATGGTTATCTGAAAAATAACCTGTTTAGCGGgaagtataattattattatccaaATGGAAAGACAGGAACAACAGTCAGCATCGAGGAATCGATAACGCCGTTTGAGCCGAAAACAATTATCGAATCTGATAAAACCGTTGCGCAGAAGCTCGAGACCGATTGGATGGCGAATTTTCCTGCTGGCCAACAAGTTTTTGGACAACGAACCAAATTACGGAAATTCAACCCATCAGATTACTCGCATCAGCAATCATACTCGACGACTGCGAGACCCAACGCTGCTTACACGACAATCAGACCTGAGTACAATCAAAATTCCTACACTACTCCCAAACCAGTTTTCCAAAACTCGTACTCAAGCTACTCGACGACACCGACTTACAACTCTGAGTTCGTTGCTGGCTTACACCCACCTGGATCATTTGAGACCGTCACCACAGTGAGCCCTCCCCTGTCCAGCGATCCCACTCAATTCAATCTTCCTCGTTTTACTGTCGAGAACGGAGTCCGCTACGAGAACAAAATAATCTGGAAGTATCCCGACGGCAGGGTCGTCGAGCCTCCAATGTCCTTCATAAATTCTTATTCTGAGTACGCTGAGCCGCAAAGGACCAAAGTAAATCATCAGAATGGCTACTCGAATGTTGCCCACGAGTTCCGCGAGCACAGCACAGGATTTAGAAACCCAAATGGGCATCAAGGCGCGAGTAACATCCACGCCGAACGCAACAAGAATatcaacagcaacaacaacattTATTCACAACGTCCGGCGACATTTCCAAATGACCAAGATTCGATTTCACAACGTCCAGGTGCTCAATCTCAGTCACAAGCCTTCAATTTGtcttatcaaaataattacggCTACAGACGTGGTACTGGCAATagtaacaacaataataacaataataataataaagagagATATGAACAAAGACCCTATTCAAAATACGCAGTGGACAGTTCTAATCCCGAATACACTCCAGCACCAAATAATTTGCCAATACGGACCACTGAATCTCCACCAATATTAACCCAAGGCGGTCAGTTATCTTCACAAGTGCTCAACAAATACAAGCCACAAGTCCAGCAGTACTTGTCGAAATTATTCACCGGGTCCAAGAACAAGCCCTACAACTCCGCGAACTTTATCGAAAACAACTACGAGCAACTTTTGAACTACAACCCCTCTATTTCCCAGTATGTAAAAGATCCTTCATCGATTCTGCAAGCCTACCCGACCTTCATCCAATCAGGAAAGTCTCTAGTGCCAGTTATCATTCTCCGAGTAGATGGAGTGCGTCCAGTAGAACAACAAACTCCGAACATAAACCTCAAATCACTTCTTCAGCAGTACCTCTCTCAGTACGCAACCAAGCCCAGTCACGAACCTAGCCAAGAATTCCGAGCCAGTCCAGTTGACGATCTGACGTACTTGACTGAAGCACTAAAACGCTTCTCATCCAACACCCAGGAGCAGCCAAGCCGCCTTGCCAATCATCCGCTCGAGTACGATTCGAATATTTATAACCACAAGTCCAGTTACGATACCATCAATTCGGAAACCAGCCTCGATAATCAGCGGTATAAATTTACAAAGAAAAACGGGCAGAAAGTCAAAAGCGTCCAGATAATAGATGGCCCTCACTATCAAAATTAG
- the LOC130670588 gene encoding uncharacterized protein LOC130670588 has translation MKLLIILGIVTLTLANKNKTLSARTYDIDFIDENEDKSANNPQKRDSGYFYSRPRLSFASKIKNTRLSGRIVRPFMTYGPPKSPVNPPTKNKYENVNLGRPNPQFQAPDPLKLTEFTQPSPIASQNEEPFKLNSANYLPPKNQKLPSHSATYFHRPQDPQNFESQKLLQNPSANGQISDAAQFLQQNAQAISHLYRRPATNQNYEPLPEKSSSGSVNAIAGVSDFISSRSHQSEALPSYASGTLEPYRSLEQIQSREKDQLISELRHQLAVQDSAQSGQRYDHHGNYFSNFPNQNNGDKLNYGFIGQSVYGSVNSVDQAALGGSGTSVPAVHQPQNTNQGNSHPSNSIPTSVQIPGAFPFPQYAEGFAPVIGGTNFVTGTSLPSYGSTFFGSNTPGQIDSPTHFSIPIPTVANNNKPLTPPKPSFPSFHPVSAGHGIPSTSITSVQTSVVHPQPLPLPHPIHPIQTVHPIQPVHHVHPVYNVQTIPVSPVVLKPVKPVYPVYYPTVPYVLQKPSAPAAPQTYAPSYSVIKSAQIW, from the exons ATGAAATTGTTG ATTATCTTGGGGATTGTTACGCTGACGTTGgctaacaaaaataaaactttaagtGCCAGGACCTATGATATCGATTTTATTGACGAGAATGAGGATAAGAGTGCAAATAATCCTCAGAAAAGAGATTCAGGATATTTTTATTCCCGACCTCGTTTGTCTTTTGcaagcaaaattaaaaatacaaggCTGTCTGGACGTATTGTGAGACCATTTATGACGTACGGGCCGCCGAAGAGTCCGGTTAACCCTCCGACGAAAAATAAGTACGAGAATGTTAATTTAGGTCGACCGAATCCACAGTTTCAGGCTCCGGATCCGCTGAAACTTACGGAATTCACCCAACCTAGTCCGATAGCCAGCCAGAATGAGGAACCATTCAAGCTCAATTCGGCCAACTATCTGCCTCCGAAAAATCAGAAGCTCCCTTCTCATTCGGCGACTTACTTCCACCGTCCTCAAGATCCGCAAAATTTCGAAAGCCAGAAACTCCTGCAGAATCCTTCAGCCAACGGTCAAATATCAGACGCGGCTCAATTTTTGCAGCAAAACGCTCAGGCTATTTCGCATCTGTACCGAAGGCCGGCGACTAATCAGAATTATGAACCTCTTCCTGAGAAGAGTTCAAGTGGCAGCGTCAATGCCATCGCTGGTGTCAGCGATTTCATAAGCTCGCGGTCTCATCAATCGGAAGCTCTGCCCTCTTATGCATCAGGGACTCTCGAACCTTACAGGTCACTCGAGCAAATCCAGTCACGGGAAAAAGACCAACTGATTTCGGAACTTCGTCACCAATTGGCTGTACAGGATTCCGCTCAATCGGGACAGAGGTACGATCATCATGGaaactatttttcaaattttccaaatCAAAATAAcggtgataaattaaattacggATTTATCGGGCAATCTGTTTATGGGTCTGTCAATTCGGTGGACCAGGCGGCACTAGGGGGATCAGGAACATCTGTGCCAGCAGTTCATCAACCGCAAAATACCAATCAAGGAAACTCTCACCCGTCAAACTCTATTCCCACGTCAGTCCAAATACCCGGAGCGTTTCCGTTTCCTCAGTACGCCGAGGGATTTGCGCCGGTAATTGGTGGCACAAACTTTGTGACCGGTACCAGTTTACCGAGTTATGGATCTACTTTCTTTGGATCAAACACTCCCGGACAAATCGACTCACCCACTCACTTCTCTATTCCCATACCTACCGTCGCAAATAATAACAAGCCTTTGACGCCACCAAAACCTTCCTTTCCATCTTTCCATCCCGTTTCTGCTGGACACGGGATACCCTCGACGTCAATAACTTCTGTCCAAACATCAGTAGTTCATCCTCAACCACTTCCACTTCCACATCCTATCCATCCCATCCAGACAGTCCATCCCATCCAACCAGTCCATCACGTTCATCCAGTCTACAACGTCCAAACAATTCCCGTCAGTCCTGTAGTTTTAAAACCCGTTAAACCAGTATACCCCGTCTACTATCCGACTGTTCCGTATGTATTACAAAAGCCATCAGCTCCAGCAGCTCCACAGACATACGCCCCATCATACTCAGTAATAAAATCCGCTCAAATTTGGTGA